A region of the Lytechinus pictus isolate F3 Inbred unplaced genomic scaffold, Lp3.0 scaffold_20, whole genome shotgun sequence genome:
AAAAATGTAGTCTTGGTCCAAGTCCctgtccacggaggattattctaTTATTCTGTTGGGGGTgttgagcattgtcacagcaacccccccccccccccccagtaacaatatataatcctccgtggccaggtcTACTGTATGCCTATAGGTCTACCTTTATTCTAAAAAGGTGGAATCCCAACGTAGATATTTAAAACTTAACCAAACATTAATTGGTGGGGGCTACAGCATGTACAGTGTGCTTAGTGCGGACGAGTTCTGGGGGCACGTTTtgggttttttgtttgtttttctttttacataGAGAAGAGTACTATCTTGGTAAGTTTGTCAGTTATTGTAATCATTCAATTTCGTAACCGATATAGCCGatagaaatatttaaaaaaatgtcaccATGATGACCATTAGTGTAAGTCTTTATAAAACCAGCCCCTGTTTACGATCgagcaagtaaaaaaaaggaataaataaaGGGGGATTccattccattttatttcattcatttttgtttcatatattCAGATATTCATTCTCATGCTCaagtaaaataatttacatTTGCATAGAAATAATATTCTGGCTGTTGTTTGTCGTGCTCTTAGAAATGGATGGTGCAGTACTTACCTGCATGGTAAGCATAATCGCTCAGATAATCGAAGGTATATGATGCCAATAGTGCTGTTGGAAAGAACTTtactatgaaatgaaatgaataaggaGGGGGCATGGGATTCCGTCCCCTTCACCGTAACAGTATACGCTAATATTCACAGCTAACAGATACCACGTCATATCTTTCTCAAATATTTGCATGtgttatcattcattcattggtGTTATGAAATTGAACTTTGTCGTGTGGCTATTCATACACTTGAAGACTTACAGCTTAATCACAACGTGAGTTGATTTCAATATTCTTCAAGGTGAGTGAGGGCTTAGCTTCTGTAAGAGACATGGTGCATCCGGTGTATTAGGGTATGTACGTATTCTAAGCTTCCAAAATGGTGAACAAGATAAAAGGATCAAAGATGAAGTAGTCTATTCATGCTGTTAGAATCCTTGGGGTCCTAGGTTTGATAGTTGCCGCGTTCGTTTCGACAATTCCTAGTGCGTCTGGAGCCAAATTCCTTGCATCCCTGTTTCACCCGCTGAGCCAAGCTTCACACAATGCCTTCGTTGGTCGACTCACAAGGGGTCTCGTGTCTCGAGGGCACACGGTGACGGTCCTAGCTGCTGATACTCATGACTTCAAAGGCTTGCAGAAAGATATATCATCTACAAGGATAGTTACTTTTAAGGTAGGAGATGaccccttttcttttcaaatgcGTTAATCAACGACTAATTTCTGATATTTATCGCCTGGATCACTGAGCTCGAAAAGCCATTTTCAAAATACAGGGGATGTGATCAAATAGGGTACCTGATATGAATTATAGTGGTATGCCTTTATTTGGTGTGTAGAATGGGATATTTTCAGCAGCGCAGTATGTTCAGAGTTCAAAGATTTCTCTGAACTGTACTACAACTTAAAGCCACTACGCCACATCTATTTTGAACAGCGAATTCTCAAGACCGATATAAACTACCTAGTATGGACCCTAAATTATTTCAACATCCATAACATGATATTATATTATGCCaagaattaaaatgttttaaaaaactgTAAAACGTTCCTCTTTTCAATAGAGAGCAATTAAATGacaatcatatttttaaaaaccaCAATATATTTCCGACTTTTTAATGaaagggtaggcctatatgtacaaAGGTCTATTGCAGGaacattttaaaatgtgttCAGGGTTCGCTACTCCGGCCTTTTCAGACATTCTAAAATGTCAGTCCTCCGCTCATCTCGCCTCCCTGTATCTCCAGACAGACGGTACCTCTTCAGCGATGGAAGATATTGCGAACACCAAGCTCTCCAAAAGCCAAGATGGGGATAACTGGATTGAAACAGTAAGACTCTTAATGGCCGTTGGAAACATCGGTAAGCAGAACTGTGCCGATATGTCCaacgatgatgacgtcatgaatgATCTCCGGAAGGAAAAGTTTGACCTCCTTCTAGTGGAGATGTTTGTGCCCTGCGATGCGTTGTTGGCGGAATACCTGAAAGGTACGGCATTTCTTTCACTACCTTGAATAGATTGCATCACGGAAGGTTATCTGAAGTAATCAGTAGATCTTCATTGGCTAGTTTGTTATAACACTTCTGATATAACGTTTGTAAAACATTCACTGATCTtaaagcaggggggggggtgtgggccGGAGTGGAATCCgctataattttttatttttttatttccttaagGATCCCACCAATCGTCCTTTTTCTTGAACCCATGACAGTCAGTCACTACGTGAAAACGAAAAATTATGGACAGGTTTTCATAATATTCTTACCACTGCCTGTAGTTCCATTCATcgttatgacgtcatcatttcgtTTTCCTGCTTTCGACGAGGACTTATACAACCTTGAAATCCCTTCATCCTACGTTCCTTTGAGTTTGGGCGCTTTCACCGATGAGATGACGTTTGTCCAACGCGTGCAGAACTTTGTCGGTCGCCATGTGATAGGGAAGATCTTACAACACATGAGCTTCAGGTCTTATAGGTGAGTTATCGTAAGAATATGAATTGATGTTACAGTCACAACGACACCTACCTGAGACCATTCAAATTTATCATTTCAACGTCTCGGGGGAAAATTAGATAAAtcatgacaaaagttatgacagtgttcCAGAATATTACCCCTGAACTATATTCTCATTGCGTACTGGACTTGCGCTTACATGGAAACGCATTAAAGGTTAACTTTTCAGAATGATGTCGAAAGCACTCACGTACCTCAGCCCGAGGGATTGGGGAAGGCCCGGATGAcctttttttatggaaattatGATGACTTTTGGTCTCTTTATTTCAGTTCTCAGAAAATATTACTTGTCCCTCTCATGACGACATTGACGAGATTCTCCGGAaggtacactgttagaaaatttctaattaaaaaaaaatcctgcagcagagtctcgagaacacctgtaatcttactgcaatgtgtaatcttacatgcatacatttgtgtaaaattacagaaaatagatatttggtgtatgtaaccttacaaatgtattgtaataaaactgttttcctcctttttgaaccagacctgttctgtaaaattcTATAAcaattgtataaaatctttccAGTTTTAACAATTGACAAAATGATTTGGTTacttctttctgtaaaatctttttttttttttctcttctgtaAAACCTTctgttttttctaacagtgtatgcAAAGTTGGAAAAGAGTGTTATTTCAACTGAAAGGACATGATGTCAGTAGAAATGTTTGGTTGCAAGCTTTCTCGTTCCTTTCCAAGTTCCAGAACAAGGCTTTGGAAAACCCCATAAGGGAAAGGCGAAAAATCGTGTCCACTCTTCAACCGTTTTCATCATCTTGTTTATGTTATCTAAACACTGGATGACTGTGCTACCTTTTGCTTACATTCCTTTTTGCCTGGTATCACCTCTACGAATTTTACTCATCCCCCGTGCAGACAATTTCTTCCCTCTTCCCTCCTATACCTCTCTTccctcattattttgttaattttaaaaTCTATTGTCAATAAAAAGCTGGGTCACAGATATACTAGCCCATCATCTTAATAGGCCTCTCCATACCCTGTCTGCATAGGGACATCCAGTTGCAACACGACATCGCAACAACATCGTCAATGAGAGAACTCATAGGACGTGCCGAACTCTGGTTATGCCATGTCGATTTCGCCCTCGAATTCCCGCATCCCACCGCTCCGAACTGGGTGATGTTTGCCGGCTTGACGGCGAGCGAAGGGACCAAGCAACTTCAGGAGGTAGGTTGAATTTCATCGAGGATCTCTAATTACAAACCATGATATAAGGCTCTTATAATTGTGAATTGGTCCCATTATACACTTAACCCTGGGGGTACTTGGATTATGATTGGACGGGAATGTGAGGCTGGGGGCCATTTTTAAGGGTCatttgaccttgaacatgtaCCCATGTCTAAggattttttctcaaaatgcagACCCATGCCcaggattttctttaaaatatagacCCATATTCCAGATTAATTCTGCCTTTTTTAAGCAATGAGACCAtcataataaaaagaaagatcatGAAGTCTGTGACGTATAACTGCAAGTGACTTGACAGTCGACAGTACTCAAAACAAAAGACTCCATGACGCAGATTATCCTGTTATCAGACGATGCTGCTGCATACCATCAAGCGTACCATCAGGAATACTGGCGAGCATGCATGCACTATTTATGCACGGTACTGTAACTGTATACGGTCGGCCGAGTGTGCCAGATATGCATAGAGTGACGTACCCCGGTGCCCATTGCTATCATACTAAGATGTGGAAATACTACAGGTTGAATCTACTCGTCCCGGGGTTCCGCACCTCGTACTCTCGACCGGGATTAACATAGACATTTCATGGGCATTTTCGGGGGCTTTTCCTGGGGACCCTTATAagtatttgttttttgtttcagaAACGGACCCATGTGTAAGGATTATTCAGTTGAAAAATAGGACCCATGGCTAAGGATTTCTTGCATTAGCAATACACATGTCTAAGGATTtctttgcaaaaaataaaaaaacgacCCACTGAGCGGCATATCCCCGTATGCGATATACACAAGATACAGATAGCGCTTTATAACCGTTATCCTAAGACCCTAAACTCTTTTTATTGTTTGCCAAGAAAAACTGTTTTTGTACCAAATTAtgcatttcatttcttgcatacATGCTAGTTCGTTCTTGTTACTcttatttctcttcctttccagGATTTGGAAGACTTCGTCCAGGGGTCTGGAGAAAATGGTGTAGTTGTTTTCAGTCTGGTAAGAAATTCAAATAACCAAGTCacttaatatttgaattaaatcaTGAAGTAATCCATAAATTCGGATCATTGACAAAAATAACTAATATGTGATAGTCCTTTTCTAGAAAATTGATTTCATAAGATCTTATTTCGGAATGTATCAAATTGAACGTGgatttttcacaaataaattAATGTCAAGGACCAAGTAAGATATCAGAAAATTACAGACTTTGTCCTCTATTTCGATAGACCAAGCCCGTGAAACATGCGTTCCAATTCGTCCAAGTAAGGAAACGGTGGTTTAGTGGAAAACCCGTTCCGAACGATTGCTAAGAACAATTGCTACTTCGCAAATGCTATAAGACCCGGGGGGGCACTACCAtagacgagtggataccatgcgcgaccaatgggtctcgaaaagcaccctaaacacgtattttccatattctgaaaatgcaccccttaacatgtattggcgtgtgaaaccctacccttaacaagtattggaaacaaaacgatactcttggcaagtattccctgaattgaatcCCTGAATACCTAAACAAGTACAccgatatttcaattgttatgtcacggacgtcggtcgtcggttttacctttacctataTAGTCGTTTAGTATAAGCCCctcctcccacacctcgcgcaaaacGGTACTCTAAACACgcagtgttgactcttggggcaaaaagaacatcctttataaaacattttaggcttaattttttataccctcgcatatttgaccctaaccacgtagctttcctaccgaaaatagatacccttttttcataattttagtgtttttgacacccttattacgttacgtacgtaacgtgccctatcttgaaaaggacattatttttactttttttttttggtcgcgcatggtatccactcgtcaatgtaagtgcccccccccccccccccccccccggtataaGACACAAACGCTGACGCAATTCTCTACGACTATTAGTAGATTCGGATAATGCTGAATGAAGAAAACCCTTGCTACTTGGGCAACTAATGCTTGATGTTCTACCGTAGATGGAAACCTTTCCGGCATGACTCGATCTGACCATGCTGGATTGCTCTTTTCGTTCAGTACAGGGTTCGACTAAGAGGAATCTCCTGAGCGAGGAAACCATCGAAACGTTTGCACAGGTCTTCCGAGAGTTGCCTGCGAGAGTTATTTGGAAATATGATGGTCCTGTTCCCCGTAACCTTGGCAACAACACACGCCAGATGCCATGGATACCACAGGCCGATCTTTTAGGTAacgatataaaaatatataaatatatatattactagTCTGGAAGGAAAGGGGTGAGGGAGATTGACAAAAAGTTAAGTGTGACAAAGTATTTCTTTCCCAATCGCTTGCAATTATCATTTAATTGACACATGGTATGTACAGCTGTGTAGTCGTAAATGTCATTTGAGCAGTGCACTGTATATCGGCATTACCTAAAAATTACATTCCTGATGACGCACTCAACGTTTTGTGAAACAATCCTGAATCTATCGTTACCTTCAGAGTCATCGTGATATACAGATgaattgatcatgttgatatacATTGTTAACCCAAGTAGAACAGTTGCTGCAATGGCTCAGCTGAGCAGGGTGAACCTTCCAATGTCATTTTATCATGCATTATATTTCGTTGTAATATTTGTGTATATGCGTCTATAAATCAAAGTGTGGATCAAGACTCCTCATTCATGGaggagcaattttttttatattcgaaCTGAATGAGTTCTGCCCAAGATGAAGTTGGGAGGAGTTCCtccattaataaaaataagttCTGTCATTCAATTTACGCTGATGTGCATTGGTCTTTCTAGTTTAAGTCAAAGAGGAAATGCATAATTTCCAAGTATTACTCGTACATCCACGTTCTTTAATACCATGAAGGTGTCTCTTGAAATacgtctgatttttttttaaagctcatCCGCAGACAAAACTACTGGTATACCACGGGGGACTTGCCGGGGTCTACGAGGCCTTGCAGTTCCAGAAGCCCATGGTACTTCTACCGCTGTTTGCTGACCAACCTGCGGTGGCGGCTCGGGTCGCCAAGAAGGGAATGGGGGTTGTCCTGTCGAAAAGCAACTTGACCGTTGAGGCAATAAAGTCAGCTATTCATCAAGTACTTAATGACCCAAGGTATGTATTGGTAGTGTTATAATCAATTTGATCTGTTAGAAAGGTTTTATTTATTCAGGAATTATGTTTCATGCACTAAACTTGATTAGCAGTTGTCATGGTGGCGATACAAGGGGGGTTAGTggatggaaaaaaatcaaacaaaaggaagaaaagggaaCAGCTTTTTTCTATTGATTATATTATACCCCTATTATTCAATGTTGTccttatgtaaaaaaaatggctcCGCATTGAAAATGGTGCCCGCCAAACTTTAATCTCACTATCAAGACTCACAAGCCATATGCTGCACAACTCTACGGAACAACTGTGATTCCTGCAGAAATGTTTCTGTTTCTCCATCAGTTACAAGAGCAACGTCGAGAGGTATGGATCCATCAGCAAAGACACGATCGCCAGCCCCTTGGACACGGCTTTGTTTTG
Encoded here:
- the LOC129282966 gene encoding UDP-glucuronosyltransferase 2B14-like — protein: MEDIANTKLSKSQDGDNWIETVRLLMAVGNIGKQNCADMSNDDDVMNDLRKEKFDLLLVEMFVPCDALLAEYLKVPFIVMTSSFRFPAFDEDLYNLEIPSSYVPLSLGAFTDEMTFVQRVQNFVGRHVIGKILQHMSFRSYRDIQLQHDIATTSSMRELIGRAELWLCHVDFALEFPHPTAPNWVMFAGLTASEGTKQLQEDLEDFVQGSGENGVVVFSLGSTKRNLLSEETIETFAQVFRELPARVIWKYDGPVPRNLGNNTRQMPWIPQADLLAHPQTKLLVYHGGLAGVYEALQFQKPMVLLPLFADQPAVAARVAKKGMGVVLSKSNLTVEAIKSAIHQVLNDPSYKSNVERYGSISKDTIASPLDTALFWIEHIVKFGGSHLKSRAGEMNLMSRNSIDVISFIVVMILMALYVEYLIIHSCYRCVCRNRNNKSKSD